In one window of Branchiostoma lanceolatum isolate klBraLanc5 chromosome 15, klBraLanc5.hap2, whole genome shotgun sequence DNA:
- the LOC136420804 gene encoding uncharacterized protein, whose protein sequence is MAVRPHKPPTVPWDDFVYHNLLQYGAVTGVALFGCHGNLVYSQGCLSDGRDKELWGQVKDLFTKLPPEEDHQVNRVLTIHVGQRSTSFRIYQMTESSAYGTTEKQRHGVVVCHLPLGILVAMHEERFPASKAVSVVENFCGLLRA, encoded by the exons ATGGCAGTGAGACCACACAAACCCCCCACCGTGCCATGGGACGACTTTGTCTATCACAACCTGCTGCAGTATGGGGCTGTCACGGGCGTGGCACTGttcggttgccatggaaacctggTCTACTCCCAGGGTTGTCTGTCGGATGGCAGGGACAAGGAACTGTGGGGACAG GTGAAAGACTTGTTCACAAAACTGCCACCAGAAGAGGACCACCAGGTGAACAGGGTCCTCACCATCCAcgtaggtcagaggtcaaccaGCTTCCGGATCTACCAGATGACGGAGAGCAGTGCGTACGGTACGACCGAGAAGCAGCGACACGGGGTCGTCGTGTGTCACCTGCCGCTGGGGATCCTGGTCGCCATGCACGAGGAACGGTTTCCCGCCAGCAAGGCGGTCTCCGTGGTCGAGAATTTTTGTGGTCTGTTGAGAGCTTAG
- the LOC136420432 gene encoding N(G),N(G)-dimethylarginine dimethylaminohydrolase 1-like yields MDNIFDFPEFKRAVVREIPNTINNGLRDESSKQKINVEKCRKEWENYVQVLKDLGLEVTVIPADDSCPDCPFVEDCCVVIGDTALITRPAYESRRKERPAIEETMRNLGLKVHVVESETATLEGGDVMFTGKEIFCGHSVRTNTEGFQVLQETFPDFPCHQIRITPPEPHLLGTCGYAAPGVIAVFDGDDGMFTWDYISEVAHQKYKPLWLPDHFANNCMYVNGTILHCTKQTKPESYEVFQEEMSNYDLIAVSTKEVGKADAALTCQSLLF; encoded by the exons ATGGACAACATTTTCGACTTTCCCGAGTTCAAACGCGCCGTGGTTAGGGAGATACCGAACACCATCAACAACGGACTGAGAGACGAGAGCTCAAAGCAGAAAATTAACGTGGAGAAGTGTCGGAAGGAGTGGGAGAACTACGTACAG GTTCTGAAGGACTTGGGTCTGGAGGTGACAGTCATCCCGGCGGACGACTCGTGTCCGGACTGCCCCTTCGTGGAGGACTGCTGCGTGGTGATCGGCGACACCGCCCTCATCACCAGGCCTGCCTACGAGTCTAGGAGAAAAGAG AGGCCAGCAATCGAGGAGACGATGCGAAACCTGGGGCTGAAGGTTCACGTGGTGGAGAGCGAGACGGCCACTCTTGAGGGCGGTGACGTCATGTTCACAG GAAAGGAGATTTTCTGCGGCCACTCCGTCAGGACTAACACCGAGGGGTTCCAGGTCCTACAGGAGACGTTCCCGGACTTCCCGTGCCACCAGATCCGGATCACCCCGCCCGAGCCGCACCTGCTGGGCACCTGCGGGTACGCCGCGCCCGGGGTCATAGCCGTGTTCGACGGGGACGACGGCATGTTCACTTGGGAT TACATTAGTGAGGTTGCTCATCAGAAATACAAACCGCTATGGCTGCCGGACCACTTTGCCAACAACTGTATGTACGTCAACGGCACCATCTTACACTGCACAAAACAGACCAAGCCGGAAAGCTACGag GTCTTTCAAGAGGAAATGTCGAACTACGATCTGATCGCCGTGTCCACAAAGGAGGTCGGGAAGGCGGACGCCGCGCTGACGTGCCAGTCTCTACTCTTCTGA
- the LOC136420433 gene encoding cytoglobin-1-like encodes MGCTASMKFADLKTESLPEPEAPLPPDPRLPLDPWQKFYLEKSWKTVARNIDKAGMIMFVKLLRDFPEIKQKWPQLRHLTDEEVTNSVYLMNLATRIFDTLDHAIDSLDDLDYLIPLLKRLGQMHADMKIMDPEDIWKMERPFLESVRACLEDRFTYKYEEIYSKFIIFIIETVVIGFDPH; translated from the exons ATGGGATGCACGGCGTCCATGAAGTTCGCGGACCTGAAGACGGAGTCCCTCCCGGAGCCCGAGGCCCCTCTCCCGCCCGACCCCCGGCTGCCGCTCGACCCCTGGCAGAAGTTCTACCTGGAGAAGTCGTGGAAAACCGTGGCCAGGAACATCGACAAAGCGGGGATGATAATGTTCGTTAA GTTACTCCGCGATTTCCCCGAGATAAAACAGAAGTGGCCCCAGCTGAGACACCTCACAGACGAGGAAGTCACCAACAGCGTCTACCTCATGAACCTCGCCACGCGTATTTTCGACACGCTGGACCACGCCATCGACTCTCTGGACGACCTGGACTACCTCATCCCGCTGCTGAAGAGGCTCGGGCAGATGCACGCCGACATGAAGATCATGGATCCCGAAGATATCTGG AAGATGGAGAGGCCGTTTCTGGAGTCTGTGCGCGCCTGCCTGGAAGACAGGTTCACCTACAAGTACGAGGAGATCTACAGCAaattcatcatcttcatcatcgaGACTGTCGTCATCGGGTTCGATCCCCACTGA